A single region of the Anaerolineales bacterium genome encodes:
- a CDS encoding carbohydrate ABC transporter permease, giving the protein MRRINLSNIGTHAVLIVWCLIVLFPIWTMLINSVKPKREIFRDPFGFPSQFTAEGYQGVWMEAGDFNLDKCLAEIPAGQNSVGCYLQLLNTGFAVYYRNSIFVTVGSLFLIVFLGSLAAYGLANWRTRLSGLIHIFFIAGLMIPIRLGTINLLQLIQSLGLGDSVLALIPIYVAMGMPIATFVLTSFIRSLPRELNEAAQIDGASEWRIYRSIILPLIRPAIATVIIFNMLPIWNDLWFPLIFTRSPETRTVTYGVSLLFGQYYTDWTRALSALSLAAVPLLILYVLMSNQFIKGLTAGAVKQ; this is encoded by the coding sequence ATGAGACGCATCAATCTCTCCAATATTGGCACTCATGCGGTCTTGATCGTGTGGTGTCTGATCGTCCTGTTCCCCATCTGGACGATGCTCATCAATTCGGTCAAGCCCAAGCGCGAAATCTTTCGCGATCCGTTCGGATTTCCCTCCCAATTTACAGCGGAAGGGTATCAGGGCGTGTGGATGGAGGCGGGCGATTTTAATCTGGACAAGTGCCTTGCCGAAATCCCCGCCGGGCAAAATTCGGTGGGGTGTTACTTACAACTGCTGAACACGGGGTTTGCCGTTTACTACCGGAACAGCATCTTCGTCACGGTGGGGTCGCTGTTTCTGATTGTTTTTTTGGGATCGTTAGCCGCCTATGGGTTGGCAAATTGGCGAACAAGGCTATCGGGGCTGATCCACATCTTCTTCATTGCCGGATTGATGATCCCGATTCGCTTGGGAACAATCAACCTGCTGCAACTGATCCAATCGCTTGGACTAGGCGATAGTGTGCTGGCGCTGATCCCCATCTATGTGGCGATGGGGATGCCCATTGCCACGTTCGTCTTAACCAGTTTTATCCGTTCGCTGCCCAGAGAATTGAATGAGGCGGCACAAATTGATGGCGCGTCGGAGTGGCGTATCTACCGTTCGATCATTTTGCCGCTGATTCGCCCCGCCATTGCCACCGTGATCATCTTTAACATGCTCCCCATCTGGAATGATCTGTGGTTTCCGCTGATCTTCACGCGCAGCCCCGAAACGCGCACAGTCACCTATGGGGTGTCCTTGCTGTTTGGTCAGTATTACACGGATTGGACTCGCGCCCTCAGTGCGCTCTCACTGGCGGCAGTACCGCTGTTGATCCTCTACGTGTTGATGTCCAACCAGTTCATCAAAGGGTTGACGGCTGGTGCAGTGAAGCAATAG
- a CDS encoding UDP-N-acetylglucosamine--N-acetylmuramyl-(pentapeptide) pyrophosphoryl-undecaprenol N-acetylglucosamine transferase, protein MVGKTTGQTATYPSVVNEGAEEPMTATASTTYLIAAGGTGGGIYPALTTAEALQRREPHAALHFVGAVGGMEERIVPRQQFAGYHALRGGPLHGVSLPRRLLSLVAIAFGILQGWRLVGRLRPAALFLTGGWASFAPAVACWLRRVPIVIYMPDIEPALVIRVISRFARLILTPVPESAAYFAHLPKRVRVESVGYPLRQSLLRATREAGIAHFRLDPARRTLLIWGGSLGARRINETTGAILPDLIAAGVQVIHVSGERDWEVVRTRWEFLPEAVRAHVQVFPYLKDDAGLAMAAADLTVSRAGASTLGEYPHFGLAAILVPLAFAWRYQQVNADWLAARGAAIRLDDERLAAELLPTLRALLDDSERLREMSKAARALAGANAAERIAERIAEEGAKGRH, encoded by the coding sequence TTGGTTGGCAAAACCACCGGTCAGACTGCTACTTATCCATCGGTGGTGAACGAGGGTGCTGAAGAACCTATGACGGCGACTGCCTCAACAACCTATCTAATTGCAGCGGGGGGGACGGGCGGCGGGATTTATCCTGCGCTCACCACCGCCGAGGCGCTCCAACGCCGCGAACCACACGCCGCCCTTCATTTTGTGGGGGCGGTGGGCGGCATGGAAGAACGGATCGTCCCCCGCCAGCAGTTTGCCGGCTACCATGCCCTGCGCGGCGGTCCGCTGCATGGGGTCAGCCTGCCGCGCCGCCTCCTCAGCCTTGTTGCCATTGCCTTTGGCATCCTTCAGGGGTGGCGTCTCGTGGGGCGGCTTCGCCCGGCGGCACTTTTCCTCACGGGGGGGTGGGCGTCCTTTGCGCCAGCGGTGGCGTGCTGGCTGCGGCGCGTCCCCATCGTGATCTACATGCCGGATATTGAACCTGCCCTCGTCATCCGCGTGATCAGCCGCTTTGCCCGCCTCATTCTGACGCCCGTCCCCGAATCTGCCGCCTATTTCGCCCATCTGCCCAAGCGCGTGCGGGTGGAAAGCGTTGGCTACCCGCTGCGCCAAAGCCTTTTGAGGGCGACGCGGGAGGCGGGCATCGCCCATTTTCGCCTTGATCCGGCGCGGAGAACCCTTTTAATTTGGGGGGGGAGTTTGGGGGCGCGGCGCATCAACGAGACGACGGGGGCGATCCTCCCCGACCTGATCGCGGCGGGCGTGCAGGTGATTCACGTCAGCGGTGAGCGCGATTGGGAAGTGGTGCGGACGCGGTGGGAATTTCTGCCAGAGGCGGTGCGGGCGCATGTCCAGGTGTTCCCCTATCTGAAGGACGATGCGGGCTTGGCAATGGCGGCGGCTGACCTCACCGTGAGCCGCGCCGGAGCGAGTACGTTAGGGGAATACCCTCATTTTGGCTTGGCGGCGATCCTCGTTCCATTGGCGTTTGCCTGGCGTTACCAGCAAGTGAACGCCGATTGGTTGGCGGCGCGGGGGGCGGCAATCCGCTTAGATGATGAACGCTTGGCGGCGGAACTGCTCCCCACCCTCCGCGCCTTGCTTGATGATTCAGAGCGCTTGCGGGAGATGAGTAAGGCAGCACGCGCGCTAGCAGGGGCGAACGCCGCCGAGCGCATCGCGGAACGGATTGCCGAAGAAGGGGCAAAGGGGCGGCATTGA
- a CDS encoding adenosylhomocysteinase, producing MTTSYHVADTSLAPGGKLRIDWAEQEMPVLRQLKARFEKEKPLKGLRLSACLHVTTETANLLAALQAGGADIVICASNPLSTQDDVAASLVVNYEIPVYAVKGEDKETYFNHIQAGLDHKPNITMDDGADLVGVLHKERRELLEHVVGGTEETTTGVIRLRAMAADKALMFPVIAVNDSATKHMFDNRYGTGQSTIDGIVRATNILLAGRTVVVAGYGWCGRGIASRARGMGALVIVTEIDPIKALEALMDGYSIMPMSEAAKIGDIFVTATGDVHVLDKHHFEVMKNGALVSNSGHFNVEINIPALEELSTGKPKQVRPFVDQYTTKDGRKINLLGEGRLINLAAAEGHPASVMDMSFANQALAAEYIYKNAKNLENRVYALPEEVDREIARIKLMAMGMHIDNLTAEQTAYLNQWQEGT from the coding sequence ATGACAACCAGTTATCACGTTGCGGATACCAGCCTTGCCCCCGGCGGCAAACTGCGTATTGATTGGGCAGAACAAGAAATGCCCGTGTTGCGTCAGCTTAAGGCACGCTTTGAGAAAGAAAAACCACTGAAGGGCTTGCGTCTTTCGGCTTGTCTCCATGTGACCACCGAGACGGCGAACCTTTTGGCGGCGCTCCAAGCCGGAGGAGCAGATATTGTCATTTGCGCCTCAAACCCGCTTTCCACCCAAGATGATGTGGCAGCCTCCCTCGTGGTGAATTACGAAATCCCCGTCTATGCCGTCAAAGGTGAGGATAAGGAAACCTATTTCAACCACATTCAGGCGGGCTTGGATCACAAACCGAACATCACCATGGATGATGGCGCTGACCTTGTGGGCGTTCTGCACAAGGAGCGCCGCGAACTGCTTGAACATGTCGTGGGCGGTACAGAGGAGACGACGACGGGCGTCATTCGCCTGCGAGCCATGGCGGCGGATAAGGCGCTCATGTTCCCGGTGATTGCCGTGAACGACAGCGCCACAAAACACATGTTTGATAACCGCTATGGCACGGGGCAATCGACCATCGATGGCATTGTGCGGGCAACGAACATCTTGCTTGCCGGACGGACAGTTGTTGTGGCGGGCTATGGCTGGTGCGGGCGCGGCATTGCCAGCCGTGCGCGGGGGATGGGCGCTTTGGTGATCGTCACCGAGATTGACCCGATCAAGGCGCTCGAAGCGCTTATGGATGGCTACAGCATTATGCCCATGAGCGAAGCGGCAAAGATCGGGGATATTTTCGTCACCGCGACGGGTGATGTCCACGTCCTCGATAAGCACCACTTCGAGGTGATGAAAAATGGGGCGCTCGTCTCCAATTCGGGGCATTTCAACGTCGAGATCAACATCCCCGCCCTCGAAGAACTCTCCACCGGCAAGCCCAAGCAAGTACGCCCCTTTGTCGATCAATACACCACCAAAGACGGGCGCAAGATCAACCTTCTTGGGGAGGGACGGCTGATCAACCTTGCTGCGGCGGAAGGACACCCGGCAAGCGTCATGGATATGTCCTTTGCCAACCAAGCCCTGGCAGCAGAATACATCTATAAAAACGCCAAGAACTTGGAAAACCGCGTCTACGCACTTCCCGAAGAAGTAGACCGCGAAATCGCCCGCATCAAATTAATGGCGATGGGGATGCATATTGACAACCTCACCGCTGAGCAAACGGCTTATCTAAATCAATGGCAGGAGGGGACATAA
- a CDS encoding DUF4397 domain-containing protein — MTHSRTFAQSFVQSIARKLMLALVILTALAVSISPSFGGRVQAQESTALLRFVHAVPGAGGVDIYIDSILAAQNVLFGTGTRFFTVEAGQRAVTITPNGQTAPIFSGAVPATADLGHTVIVQGSPSGVEVGLYEDELFPVRSGATRLTAIHAIKGAAPVDVLLVSGTTITPLIQGLTYGQPFGTLDIPASAGDLVVVPAGGTVDAAVLRAEKVSLVAGTYNTVLAVGAPSGEPAPKALLLTTPTQAENAAASALISFVHAATDAPEVDVYVNGTLIAPRLAFGAATPHVALPGGAQEVTLRAAGAAADSAPVGTVSAAVNAGFAATVIISGALDGLNIEAFPDRVNSIDTLKARVKVINVLDSESLSLALPSGESVAGAEGVDVAPTTGEARLKGGSLETALSLSLSGGTLTNVILTGRATEPTIIVNTTSLNERPGNLPMPGGAAVAVQATPTLAPLPTAESGGGSVFLPTAAPTVVPVPTTEAPIAVPTSNPDLVVVQPTANPLAFQPTPFGKTGWTGTVATDPGVNLKIREYPSQDARTLALVPSGDTLDVDGLRGPKVDENLPTPSEPTPTLSAEGVIIDDLWVFVEWRKPDGTITGWTKPQYLRLKNGKGINVFKVEDILTLPLIPEDKFGVVGSGSATPIATVADRVIATVTVNPGVNLQMRRLPGIDSESLTLLPAGAQLVAVGRTEVASQGGLIGEPQSLTWINAIFETESGRITGWVNSQFLVLTFKGRAFDIKELPLVTEPTPGGVVGSAPIVQPPVQAGLVATVDKVNPGANLQLRRTPSAQGESLGLIPSGAQIPVLGRNNTAEWLLVQYNGVEGWVNAFFVTVTKDGKRVNLFDDVKNVSEENDATVTPSPTPSATPAS; from the coding sequence ATGACCCACAGCCGCACCTTCGCACAATCATTCGTACAATCAATCGCTCGTAAACTCATGTTGGCGCTGGTGATCCTCACCGCGCTGGCAGTATCCATCAGCCCGTCCTTTGGCGGGCGCGTGCAGGCGCAAGAAAGCACGGCTTTGCTGCGCTTCGTCCACGCCGTCCCCGGCGCTGGCGGCGTCGATATTTACATTGATAGCATCCTCGCTGCGCAGAACGTTCTGTTTGGGACGGGGACGCGCTTCTTCACCGTAGAGGCAGGGCAGCGGGCGGTGACAATCACCCCTAACGGGCAAACCGCCCCCATCTTTTCGGGGGCTGTTCCGGCAACCGCTGATCTCGGTCATACCGTGATCGTGCAGGGGTCTCCCTCTGGCGTCGAAGTGGGCTTGTACGAGGACGAATTGTTCCCCGTCCGCTCTGGCGCAACCCGCCTGACAGCGATCCACGCCATTAAAGGCGCCGCCCCTGTTGATGTCCTTCTCGTCAGCGGCACGACGATCACCCCGCTGATTCAGGGCTTGACCTACGGGCAGCCCTTCGGGACGCTCGATATTCCCGCCTCGGCGGGTGATCTCGTCGTCGTTCCGGCGGGCGGGACGGTGGATGCCGCCGTCCTCCGTGCGGAAAAGGTCAGCCTTGTCGCCGGCACGTATAACACCGTGCTGGCGGTGGGCGCTCCAAGCGGCGAACCCGCCCCCAAAGCGCTGCTGCTGACGACCCCCACGCAGGCGGAAAACGCAGCAGCTTCGGCGTTGATCAGCTTTGTCCACGCGGCGACAGATGCCCCCGAAGTCGATGTCTATGTCAACGGGACGCTGATCGCGCCGCGTTTGGCGTTTGGCGCGGCAACGCCCCATGTGGCGCTGCCCGGTGGGGCGCAAGAAGTAACCCTCCGTGCGGCGGGGGCGGCGGCTGACTCCGCTCCGGTGGGGACGGTTTCGGCGGCGGTGAACGCTGGCTTTGCGGCAACGGTGATCATCTCCGGCGCGCTCGATGGCTTGAACATTGAAGCCTTCCCAGACCGCGTGAACAGCATCGATACGCTGAAGGCGCGGGTCAAGGTGATCAATGTCCTGGACAGCGAAAGCCTTTCCCTTGCCTTGCCAAGCGGCGAGAGTGTCGCGGGCGCAGAGGGCGTGGACGTTGCCCCCACCACAGGCGAGGCACGCCTAAAGGGTGGCTCGCTAGAGACGGCGCTCAGCCTTTCCCTCAGCGGCGGCACGCTGACGAACGTGATCCTTACCGGGCGGGCAACCGAACCGACGATCATCGTCAACACGACCAGCCTGAACGAACGTCCGGGCAACCTGCCCATGCCGGGCGGCGCGGCGGTGGCTGTCCAAGCGACGCCCACCCTTGCCCCCTTGCCAACAGCAGAGAGTGGCGGCGGGTCGGTGTTCTTGCCAACGGCAGCCCCGACGGTAGTCCCCGTCCCAACGACGGAGGCACCCATTGCCGTCCCCACCAGCAACCCTGATCTCGTCGTTGTCCAGCCGACGGCAAACCCACTGGCGTTCCAACCGACGCCCTTCGGCAAGACGGGCTGGACGGGGACAGTGGCGACAGACCCGGGTGTGAACCTGAAAATCCGCGAATACCCAAGCCAAGATGCCCGCACCCTTGCCCTCGTCCCCAGTGGCGATACGCTGGATGTGGACGGCTTGCGCGGACCGAAGGTCGATGAAAATCTGCCCACCCCCTCCGAACCAACGCCGACGCTCTCCGCCGAGGGGGTGATCATTGATGACCTGTGGGTGTTCGTTGAGTGGCGCAAGCCGGACGGCACAATCACGGGCTGGACGAAGCCGCAGTACCTCCGCCTGAAAAACGGGAAGGGAATCAACGTCTTCAAAGTGGAAGATATTCTCACCCTCCCGCTGATCCCTGAAGATAAGTTTGGGGTGGTGGGCAGCGGCTCAGCGACGCCCATTGCCACCGTTGCCGATCGCGTCATTGCGACGGTGACGGTGAATCCGGGCGTCAACCTTCAGATGCGCCGCTTGCCCGGCATCGACAGCGAATCGCTCACGCTGCTCCCCGCTGGCGCTCAGTTGGTGGCGGTGGGGCGGACGGAAGTTGCCTCGCAGGGCGGCTTGATTGGTGAGCCGCAGTCGCTGACGTGGATCAACGCCATTTTTGAGACGGAGAGCGGGCGCATCACCGGTTGGGTGAATTCGCAGTTCCTCGTCCTCACCTTCAAGGGACGCGCCTTTGACATCAAAGAACTGCCTCTTGTGACCGAGCCGACCCCGGGCGGCGTCGTGGGCAGCGCCCCGATTGTCCAGCCGCCTGTGCAAGCGGGGTTGGTGGCGACGGTGGACAAGGTGAACCCCGGCGCCAACCTCCAACTGCGCCGCACGCCAAGCGCACAGGGCGAGTCGTTGGGTCTGATTCCCTCTGGGGCGCAAATCCCCGTCTTGGGTCGGAACAACACCGCCGAGTGGCTGCTTGTGCAGTACAATGGGGTTGAAGGCTGGGTGAACGCCTTCTTCGTCACGGTGACGAAGGACGGCAAGCGGGTGAACCTCTTTGACGACGTGAAGAACGTCAGCGAGGAAAACGACGCCACCGTAACGCCCTCCCCCACCCCCTCGGCAACACCAGCCAGCTAA
- a CDS encoding glycosyltransferase translates to MGRPPFPLTMRILLIHPLFIRLNDFGACEQDRLSGLEGLLRLGHTVQVVTMSGVGQAPEQHRAFYAERGVPAVVLPYQRSKRSLLRLARLGYLDGAAWEYGTPTFQAAVAAEIQAFAPEVVWCHGSYMWSPALQARARGISVVVRSVNFESLHHRDEVSRLTFAHRLRVFAKKCGEENAARGASVLAAISPAERALYESIPRHSEIATLPLRALPAFLRPPRRIVDDEADQPTRPLRVFFMGSSYNIPHNRAALLFILNEIVPRARAAAPGVFEFHLLGGKIPAPLQASAAPDVIFDGFVPDLEAHLAGMDIALPLWRFGRGMQQKVFEALCRAFPVITHPRALAGYDFRDGEHLLHAAEPDEVISALLKLREAAYRQRLSEGAARQSAALFSGAILDAEVARILARAADEKA, encoded by the coding sequence ATGGGGCGTCCCCCCTTTCCCTTAACTATGCGTATTCTTCTCATTCATCCCCTTTTCATCCGGCTGAACGACTTCGGCGCCTGCGAGCAAGATCGCCTTTCGGGTCTGGAGGGTCTGCTGCGCCTCGGTCACACTGTGCAGGTGGTGACGATGAGCGGTGTTGGGCAAGCCCCAGAGCAGCACCGCGCCTTCTACGCCGAACGCGGTGTACCCGCAGTGGTGCTTCCCTACCAGCGCTCTAAGCGTTCTCTGCTGCGCCTCGCCCGCTTGGGCTACCTTGATGGGGCGGCATGGGAGTATGGTACGCCCACCTTTCAGGCGGCGGTGGCGGCGGAGATTCAAGCCTTTGCGCCGGAAGTGGTGTGGTGTCACGGCTCATACATGTGGTCGCCCGCCCTCCAAGCGCGGGCGCGGGGAATTTCGGTGGTAGTGCGCTCCGTCAATTTTGAATCGCTGCACCATCGGGACGAGGTGAGTCGGCTGACTTTTGCCCACCGCCTGCGCGTGTTTGCTAAAAAGTGCGGGGAAGAAAACGCGGCGCGGGGGGCGTCCGTTCTCGCTGCGATCAGCCCTGCGGAGCGGGCGCTTTATGAAAGCATTCCCCGCCACAGCGAAATCGCCACACTCCCCTTGCGTGCGCTGCCCGCTTTCCTACGCCCGCCGCGCCGGATCGTGGATGATGAGGCTGATCAACCCACGCGCCCGCTGCGCGTCTTTTTTATGGGGTCCAGTTATAACATCCCTCACAACCGCGCTGCGCTGCTGTTCATCCTGAACGAGATCGTCCCTCGCGCCCGTGCCGCCGCACCGGGCGTCTTTGAATTTCACCTCCTCGGTGGCAAGATTCCCGCCCCCCTGCAAGCATCTGCCGCGCCGGATGTGATCTTCGATGGCTTTGTCCCCGATTTGGAGGCGCACCTCGCCGGAATGGACATTGCCCTTCCCCTCTGGCGTTTTGGGCGGGGGATGCAGCAGAAGGTGTTCGAGGCACTCTGTCGGGCGTTTCCGGTGATCACCCATCCCCGCGCTTTGGCGGGCTATGACTTTCGCGATGGCGAACACCTTCTTCACGCCGCAGAGCCGGACGAGGTGATCAGCGCCCTTCTGAAACTGCGCGAGGCAGCCTATCGGCAGCGGCTTTCCGAAGGGGCAGCGCGGCAAAGCGCCGCCCTGTTTAGCGGGGCGATCCTTGACGCCGAAGTAGCGCGTATTTTGGCGCGGGCAGCAGACGAAAAGGCATAA